One region of Corvus moneduloides isolate bCorMon1 chromosome 15, bCorMon1.pri, whole genome shotgun sequence genomic DNA includes:
- the LOC116451388 gene encoding rho GTPase-activating protein 7-like isoform X4, whose amino-acid sequence MASPEIEAREACDWLRAAGFPQYAQLFEDMQFPIDVKTVRRDHEFLDGDAIESLFRRLNTLNKYASMKVEISRDRKRSDDSEDDEPCAISDRWAYERCSQRWSRIESLADFPAEEGAGASTPGSPILKIINNEDSVFLDHGDKHDVSSIHSTSSADSDVVNSQKPFEDVENSTSSSRCSSVKVPSLDSAFSCSPPLSEFLNITSEEKLLDKSPSKKRKSLLKKMEKLHLRSCNLRSGQSKAKPIISEPVLLEGLNEEKMKMLNCVNISDLSGIQTKSNSSFSPQSCNSSNQSANSSTGSTPSPVIKPGSPCEGRGTYAEHMDSSKLLLGNDLSQQNLKSDIMLQKNQMFQIPQGHKPGTFPTVLTDSSLSPADNSSVNWRTGSFHGCRRSRSRSGSKDPRAPRSPLSGGDNRRSVYDNMPNIDLETLEAAQVGDDDVFSELNSVIADVNGLKKLVDQWTEKFSDDRDSDFASDLTSLYPPSPKESSLETEGSEDKTAGEAEGESSCGLGKEIGSADLTYITDSKKTNRHGKQHWSVEESMNLESLSLQTDGQSAAQLARTQKLALLKLTALMDRYSPSSKQGWNWTIPKFIKKPKASDYKDKNVFGVPLLLNVQRTSHPLPNGILQALEYLRSHFLDQVGLFRKSGVKSRILSLREMNETNPNNVCYEGQSAFDVADMVKQYFRDLPEPIFTSRLCESFLHIYQYVPKDEQFQAVQAAILLLPKENREALKILLFFLRDVVAFVEENQMTPTNIAVCLAPSLFHLNTLRRDSSSSTRSSQRKCSLGKPDQRELSENLAATQGLAHMIMECNRLFQTDFPA is encoded by the exons AAATTGAAGCCAGAGAAGCCTGCGActggctgagagctgctggattTCCCCAGTATGCTCAGCTGTTTGAAG ATATGCAGTTTCCCATTGATGTAAAAACTGTAAGGAGAGATCATGAATTTTTAGATGGAGATGCGATTGAGTCACTGTTCAG AAGGTTGAACACACTGAACAAGTATGCATCAATGAAAGTGGAAATAAGCCGTGATAGGAAACGG AGTGATGACTCTGAAGATGATGAACCCTGTGCAATAAGTGACAGATGGGCTTATGAGAGGTGCAGTCAGCGGTGGTCTCGCATTGAGAGCCTGGCAGATTTTCCAGCAGAGGAAGGGGCTGGTGCCTCCACCCCAGGCAGCCCAATACTGAAGATCATCAACAACGAGGACAGTGTCTTTCTGGATCATGGTGATAAGCACGATGTGTCCTCAATtcacagcaccagcagtgctgaCAGTGACGTTGTTAACTCCCAAAAACCTTTTGAAGATGTGGAAAACAGCACAAGTTCCTCAAGATGTTCCTCAGTTAAGGTACCTTCACTGGACTCTGCTTTTAgttgttctcctcccctcagtgaatttttaaatatcacCAGTGAGGAGAAGCTTTTGGATAAGTCACCATCTAAAAAGAGGAAGAGCCTTctaaagaaaatggagaagcTGCACTTAAGGAGCTGCAACTTAAGGAGTGGTCAGTCAAAGGCCAAACCCATAATAAGTGAACCTGTTCTTCTGGAAGGACTTAatgaagaaaagatgaagatGCTGAACTGTGTAAATATTTCTGACCTTTCTGGCATCCAAACAAAGAgcaattcttccttttctccccagagctgcaaTAGCAGCAATCAGTCTGCAAAtagcagcacagggagcactCCAAGTCCTGTTATAAAACCAGGCAGCCCCTGTGAAGGAAGGGGGACGTATGCAGAGCACATGGACTCCAGCAAGCTCTTGCTGGGGAATGATCTATCTCAGCAAAACCTAAAAAGTGACATAATGTTACAAAAGAACCAGATGTTTCAAATTCCACAAGGCCATAAACCTGGCACTTTCCCCACAGTACTTACAGATAGCTCCCTGTCTCCAGCAGACAACTCTTCTGTTAACTGGAGAACTGGGAGTTTCCATGGGTGCAGGAGGAGCCGGAGCAGGAGCGGTTCCAAGgaccccagagcccccaggaGTCCCCTGTCGGGCGGGGATAACAGGCGGAGCGTGTATGACAACATGCCCAACATTGACCTGGAGACTTTGGAGGCAGCACAAGTTGGTGACGACGATGTGTTCTCAGAACTGAACAGTGTCATAGCAGATGTCAATGGTCTCAAAAAGCTGGTTGATCAGTGGACAGAGAAGTTCTCAGATGATAGGGATTCTGACTTTGCCAGTGACTTGACCTCTTTGTATCCACCTTCCCCTAAAGAAAGCTCTCTTGAAACAGAGGGCTCAGAAGACAAGACAGCAGGGGAGGCTGAGggagagagcagctgtggcctGGGCAAGGAGATTGGTTCTGCAGACCTGACTTACATCACAGACTCTAAAAAGACCAACAG GCATGGGAAGCAACACTGGTCTGTGGAAGAGAGCATGAACCTGGAAAGCCTTTCCCTCCAGACTGATGGCCAGTCAGCTGCCCAGCTGGCCCGCACACAAAAGCTGGCACTGTTGAAGCTCACAGCTTTAATGGACAGATATTCCCCTTCCAGTAAGCAGGGCTGGAACTG GACCATACCaaagttcattaaaaaaccaaaagcctcAGACTACAAGGACAAAAACGTGTTTGGGGTTCCTTTACTTCTGAATGTGCAGCGAACAAGCCACCCCCTGCCCAATGGCATCCTGCAAGCCCTGGAGTATCTGAGAAGCCACTTTCTTGACCAG GTTGGCCTGTTCCGAAAATCTGGTGTTAAATCCAGGATTCTGTCTTTAAGAGAAATGAATgaaaccaacccaaacaatgTCTGTTACGAAGGGCAGTCAGCATTTGACGTGGCAGATATGGTGAAGCAGTATTTCCGAGACCTCCCTGAGCCTATATTTACTAGCAGGCTCTGTGAATCCTTCCTCCACATCTACCAAT ACGTGCCAAAGGATGAGCAGTTTCAGGCTGTCCAGGCTGCTATTCTCCTTCTCCCAAAGGAAAACCGAGAAGCTTTGAAAATCCTCCTGTTCTTCTTGCGAGATGTGGTGGCTTTTGTTGAGGAAAACCAGATGACCCCAACCAACATTGCTGTCTGTCTTGCACCTTCTTTGTTTCACCTCAACACCCTGAGGCGGGACAGCTCCTCCTCAACCAG ATCCAGTCAGAGGAAGTGCAGCTTGGGGAAGCCAGACCAGAGGGAGCTGAGTGAGAACCTGGCAGCAACACAGGGCTTGGCCCACATGATAATGGAGTGCAACAGGCTCTTCCAG ACTGACTTCCCAGCTTGA
- the LOC116451388 gene encoding rho GTPase-activating protein 7-like isoform X3: MEEIEAREACDWLRAAGFPQYAQLFEDMQFPIDVKTVRRDHEFLDGDAIESLFRRLNTLNKYASMKVEISRDRKRSDDSEDDEPCAISDRWAYERCSQRWSRIESLADFPAEEGAGASTPGSPILKIINNEDSVFLDHGDKHDVSSIHSTSSADSDVVNSQKPFEDVENSTSSSRCSSVKVPSLDSAFSCSPPLSEFLNITSEEKLLDKSPSKKRKSLLKKMEKLHLRSCNLRSGQSKAKPIISEPVLLEGLNEEKMKMLNCVNISDLSGIQTKSNSSFSPQSCNSSNQSANSSTGSTPSPVIKPGSPCEGRGTYAEHMDSSKLLLGNDLSQQNLKSDIMLQKNQMFQIPQGHKPGTFPTVLTDSSLSPADNSSVNWRTGSFHGCRRSRSRSGSKDPRAPRSPLSGGDNRRSVYDNMPNIDLETLEAAQVGDDDVFSELNSVIADVNGLKKLVDQWTEKFSDDRDSDFASDLTSLYPPSPKESSLETEGSEDKTAGEAEGESSCGLGKEIGSADLTYITDSKKTNRHGKQHWSVEESMNLESLSLQTDGQSAAQLARTQKLALLKLTALMDRYSPSSKQGWNWTIPKFIKKPKASDYKDKNVFGVPLLLNVQRTSHPLPNGILQALEYLRSHFLDQVGLFRKSGVKSRILSLREMNETNPNNVCYEGQSAFDVADMVKQYFRDLPEPIFTSRLCESFLHIYQYVPKDEQFQAVQAAILLLPKENREALKILLFFLRDVVAFVEENQMTPTNIAVCLAPSLFHLNTLRRDSSSSTRSSQRKCSLGKPDQRELSENLAATQGLAHMIMECNRLFQVKLLPASPYHQR; this comes from the exons AAATTGAAGCCAGAGAAGCCTGCGActggctgagagctgctggattTCCCCAGTATGCTCAGCTGTTTGAAG ATATGCAGTTTCCCATTGATGTAAAAACTGTAAGGAGAGATCATGAATTTTTAGATGGAGATGCGATTGAGTCACTGTTCAG AAGGTTGAACACACTGAACAAGTATGCATCAATGAAAGTGGAAATAAGCCGTGATAGGAAACGG AGTGATGACTCTGAAGATGATGAACCCTGTGCAATAAGTGACAGATGGGCTTATGAGAGGTGCAGTCAGCGGTGGTCTCGCATTGAGAGCCTGGCAGATTTTCCAGCAGAGGAAGGGGCTGGTGCCTCCACCCCAGGCAGCCCAATACTGAAGATCATCAACAACGAGGACAGTGTCTTTCTGGATCATGGTGATAAGCACGATGTGTCCTCAATtcacagcaccagcagtgctgaCAGTGACGTTGTTAACTCCCAAAAACCTTTTGAAGATGTGGAAAACAGCACAAGTTCCTCAAGATGTTCCTCAGTTAAGGTACCTTCACTGGACTCTGCTTTTAgttgttctcctcccctcagtgaatttttaaatatcacCAGTGAGGAGAAGCTTTTGGATAAGTCACCATCTAAAAAGAGGAAGAGCCTTctaaagaaaatggagaagcTGCACTTAAGGAGCTGCAACTTAAGGAGTGGTCAGTCAAAGGCCAAACCCATAATAAGTGAACCTGTTCTTCTGGAAGGACTTAatgaagaaaagatgaagatGCTGAACTGTGTAAATATTTCTGACCTTTCTGGCATCCAAACAAAGAgcaattcttccttttctccccagagctgcaaTAGCAGCAATCAGTCTGCAAAtagcagcacagggagcactCCAAGTCCTGTTATAAAACCAGGCAGCCCCTGTGAAGGAAGGGGGACGTATGCAGAGCACATGGACTCCAGCAAGCTCTTGCTGGGGAATGATCTATCTCAGCAAAACCTAAAAAGTGACATAATGTTACAAAAGAACCAGATGTTTCAAATTCCACAAGGCCATAAACCTGGCACTTTCCCCACAGTACTTACAGATAGCTCCCTGTCTCCAGCAGACAACTCTTCTGTTAACTGGAGAACTGGGAGTTTCCATGGGTGCAGGAGGAGCCGGAGCAGGAGCGGTTCCAAGgaccccagagcccccaggaGTCCCCTGTCGGGCGGGGATAACAGGCGGAGCGTGTATGACAACATGCCCAACATTGACCTGGAGACTTTGGAGGCAGCACAAGTTGGTGACGACGATGTGTTCTCAGAACTGAACAGTGTCATAGCAGATGTCAATGGTCTCAAAAAGCTGGTTGATCAGTGGACAGAGAAGTTCTCAGATGATAGGGATTCTGACTTTGCCAGTGACTTGACCTCTTTGTATCCACCTTCCCCTAAAGAAAGCTCTCTTGAAACAGAGGGCTCAGAAGACAAGACAGCAGGGGAGGCTGAGggagagagcagctgtggcctGGGCAAGGAGATTGGTTCTGCAGACCTGACTTACATCACAGACTCTAAAAAGACCAACAG GCATGGGAAGCAACACTGGTCTGTGGAAGAGAGCATGAACCTGGAAAGCCTTTCCCTCCAGACTGATGGCCAGTCAGCTGCCCAGCTGGCCCGCACACAAAAGCTGGCACTGTTGAAGCTCACAGCTTTAATGGACAGATATTCCCCTTCCAGTAAGCAGGGCTGGAACTG GACCATACCaaagttcattaaaaaaccaaaagcctcAGACTACAAGGACAAAAACGTGTTTGGGGTTCCTTTACTTCTGAATGTGCAGCGAACAAGCCACCCCCTGCCCAATGGCATCCTGCAAGCCCTGGAGTATCTGAGAAGCCACTTTCTTGACCAG GTTGGCCTGTTCCGAAAATCTGGTGTTAAATCCAGGATTCTGTCTTTAAGAGAAATGAATgaaaccaacccaaacaatgTCTGTTACGAAGGGCAGTCAGCATTTGACGTGGCAGATATGGTGAAGCAGTATTTCCGAGACCTCCCTGAGCCTATATTTACTAGCAGGCTCTGTGAATCCTTCCTCCACATCTACCAAT ACGTGCCAAAGGATGAGCAGTTTCAGGCTGTCCAGGCTGCTATTCTCCTTCTCCCAAAGGAAAACCGAGAAGCTTTGAAAATCCTCCTGTTCTTCTTGCGAGATGTGGTGGCTTTTGTTGAGGAAAACCAGATGACCCCAACCAACATTGCTGTCTGTCTTGCACCTTCTTTGTTTCACCTCAACACCCTGAGGCGGGACAGCTCCTCCTCAACCAG ATCCAGTCAGAGGAAGTGCAGCTTGGGGAAGCCAGACCAGAGGGAGCTGAGTGAGAACCTGGCAGCAACACAGGGCTTGGCCCACATGATAATGGAGTGCAACAGGCTCTTCCAG
- the LOC116451388 gene encoding rho GTPase-activating protein 7-like isoform X5 — protein MQFPIDVKTVRRDHEFLDGDAIESLFRRLNTLNKYASMKVEISRDRKRSDDSEDDEPCAISDRWAYERCSQRWSRIESLADFPAEEGAGASTPGSPILKIINNEDSVFLDHGDKHDVSSIHSTSSADSDVVNSQKPFEDVENSTSSSRCSSVKVPSLDSAFSCSPPLSEFLNITSEEKLLDKSPSKKRKSLLKKMEKLHLRSCNLRSGQSKAKPIISEPVLLEGLNEEKMKMLNCVNISDLSGIQTKSNSSFSPQSCNSSNQSANSSTGSTPSPVIKPGSPCEGRGTYAEHMDSSKLLLGNDLSQQNLKSDIMLQKNQMFQIPQGHKPGTFPTVLTDSSLSPADNSSVNWRTGSFHGCRRSRSRSGSKDPRAPRSPLSGGDNRRSVYDNMPNIDLETLEAAQVGDDDVFSELNSVIADVNGLKKLVDQWTEKFSDDRDSDFASDLTSLYPPSPKESSLETEGSEDKTAGEAEGESSCGLGKEIGSADLTYITDSKKTNRHGKQHWSVEESMNLESLSLQTDGQSAAQLARTQKLALLKLTALMDRYSPSSKQGWNWTIPKFIKKPKASDYKDKNVFGVPLLLNVQRTSHPLPNGILQALEYLRSHFLDQVGLFRKSGVKSRILSLREMNETNPNNVCYEGQSAFDVADMVKQYFRDLPEPIFTSRLCESFLHIYQYVPKDEQFQAVQAAILLLPKENREALKILLFFLRDVVAFVEENQMTPTNIAVCLAPSLFHLNTLRRDSSSSTRSSQRKCSLGKPDQRELSENLAATQGLAHMIMECNRLFQVKLLPASPYHQR, from the exons ATGCAGTTTCCCATTGATGTAAAAACTGTAAGGAGAGATCATGAATTTTTAGATGGAGATGCGATTGAGTCACTGTTCAG AAGGTTGAACACACTGAACAAGTATGCATCAATGAAAGTGGAAATAAGCCGTGATAGGAAACGG AGTGATGACTCTGAAGATGATGAACCCTGTGCAATAAGTGACAGATGGGCTTATGAGAGGTGCAGTCAGCGGTGGTCTCGCATTGAGAGCCTGGCAGATTTTCCAGCAGAGGAAGGGGCTGGTGCCTCCACCCCAGGCAGCCCAATACTGAAGATCATCAACAACGAGGACAGTGTCTTTCTGGATCATGGTGATAAGCACGATGTGTCCTCAATtcacagcaccagcagtgctgaCAGTGACGTTGTTAACTCCCAAAAACCTTTTGAAGATGTGGAAAACAGCACAAGTTCCTCAAGATGTTCCTCAGTTAAGGTACCTTCACTGGACTCTGCTTTTAgttgttctcctcccctcagtgaatttttaaatatcacCAGTGAGGAGAAGCTTTTGGATAAGTCACCATCTAAAAAGAGGAAGAGCCTTctaaagaaaatggagaagcTGCACTTAAGGAGCTGCAACTTAAGGAGTGGTCAGTCAAAGGCCAAACCCATAATAAGTGAACCTGTTCTTCTGGAAGGACTTAatgaagaaaagatgaagatGCTGAACTGTGTAAATATTTCTGACCTTTCTGGCATCCAAACAAAGAgcaattcttccttttctccccagagctgcaaTAGCAGCAATCAGTCTGCAAAtagcagcacagggagcactCCAAGTCCTGTTATAAAACCAGGCAGCCCCTGTGAAGGAAGGGGGACGTATGCAGAGCACATGGACTCCAGCAAGCTCTTGCTGGGGAATGATCTATCTCAGCAAAACCTAAAAAGTGACATAATGTTACAAAAGAACCAGATGTTTCAAATTCCACAAGGCCATAAACCTGGCACTTTCCCCACAGTACTTACAGATAGCTCCCTGTCTCCAGCAGACAACTCTTCTGTTAACTGGAGAACTGGGAGTTTCCATGGGTGCAGGAGGAGCCGGAGCAGGAGCGGTTCCAAGgaccccagagcccccaggaGTCCCCTGTCGGGCGGGGATAACAGGCGGAGCGTGTATGACAACATGCCCAACATTGACCTGGAGACTTTGGAGGCAGCACAAGTTGGTGACGACGATGTGTTCTCAGAACTGAACAGTGTCATAGCAGATGTCAATGGTCTCAAAAAGCTGGTTGATCAGTGGACAGAGAAGTTCTCAGATGATAGGGATTCTGACTTTGCCAGTGACTTGACCTCTTTGTATCCACCTTCCCCTAAAGAAAGCTCTCTTGAAACAGAGGGCTCAGAAGACAAGACAGCAGGGGAGGCTGAGggagagagcagctgtggcctGGGCAAGGAGATTGGTTCTGCAGACCTGACTTACATCACAGACTCTAAAAAGACCAACAG GCATGGGAAGCAACACTGGTCTGTGGAAGAGAGCATGAACCTGGAAAGCCTTTCCCTCCAGACTGATGGCCAGTCAGCTGCCCAGCTGGCCCGCACACAAAAGCTGGCACTGTTGAAGCTCACAGCTTTAATGGACAGATATTCCCCTTCCAGTAAGCAGGGCTGGAACTG GACCATACCaaagttcattaaaaaaccaaaagcctcAGACTACAAGGACAAAAACGTGTTTGGGGTTCCTTTACTTCTGAATGTGCAGCGAACAAGCCACCCCCTGCCCAATGGCATCCTGCAAGCCCTGGAGTATCTGAGAAGCCACTTTCTTGACCAG GTTGGCCTGTTCCGAAAATCTGGTGTTAAATCCAGGATTCTGTCTTTAAGAGAAATGAATgaaaccaacccaaacaatgTCTGTTACGAAGGGCAGTCAGCATTTGACGTGGCAGATATGGTGAAGCAGTATTTCCGAGACCTCCCTGAGCCTATATTTACTAGCAGGCTCTGTGAATCCTTCCTCCACATCTACCAAT ACGTGCCAAAGGATGAGCAGTTTCAGGCTGTCCAGGCTGCTATTCTCCTTCTCCCAAAGGAAAACCGAGAAGCTTTGAAAATCCTCCTGTTCTTCTTGCGAGATGTGGTGGCTTTTGTTGAGGAAAACCAGATGACCCCAACCAACATTGCTGTCTGTCTTGCACCTTCTTTGTTTCACCTCAACACCCTGAGGCGGGACAGCTCCTCCTCAACCAG ATCCAGTCAGAGGAAGTGCAGCTTGGGGAAGCCAGACCAGAGGGAGCTGAGTGAGAACCTGGCAGCAACACAGGGCTTGGCCCACATGATAATGGAGTGCAACAGGCTCTTCCAG
- the LOC116451388 gene encoding rho GTPase-activating protein 7-like isoform X1 yields the protein MASPEIEAREACDWLRAAGFPQYAQLFEDMQFPIDVKTVRRDHEFLDGDAIESLFRRLNTLNKYASMKVEISRDRKRSDDSEDDEPCAISDRWAYERCSQRWSRIESLADFPAEEGAGASTPGSPILKIINNEDSVFLDHGDKHDVSSIHSTSSADSDVVNSQKPFEDVENSTSSSRCSSVKVPSLDSAFSCSPPLSEFLNITSEEKLLDKSPSKKRKSLLKKMEKLHLRSCNLRSGQSKAKPIISEPVLLEGLNEEKMKMLNCVNISDLSGIQTKSNSSFSPQSCNSSNQSANSSTGSTPSPVIKPGSPCEGRGTYAEHMDSSKLLLGNDLSQQNLKSDIMLQKNQMFQIPQGHKPGTFPTVLTDSSLSPADNSSVNWRTGSFHGCRRSRSRSGSKDPRAPRSPLSGGDNRRSVYDNMPNIDLETLEAAQVGDDDVFSELNSVIADVNGLKKLVDQWTEKFSDDRDSDFASDLTSLYPPSPKESSLETEGSEDKTAGEAEGESSCGLGKEIGSADLTYITDSKKTNRHGKQHWSVEESMNLESLSLQTDGQSAAQLARTQKLALLKLTALMDRYSPSSKQGWNWTIPKFIKKPKASDYKDKNVFGVPLLLNVQRTSHPLPNGILQALEYLRSHFLDQVGLFRKSGVKSRILSLREMNETNPNNVCYEGQSAFDVADMVKQYFRDLPEPIFTSRLCESFLHIYQYVPKDEQFQAVQAAILLLPKENREALKILLFFLRDVVAFVEENQMTPTNIAVCLAPSLFHLNTLRRDSSSSTRSSQRKCSLGKPDQRELSENLAATQGLAHMIMECNRLFQVKLLPASPYHQR from the exons AAATTGAAGCCAGAGAAGCCTGCGActggctgagagctgctggattTCCCCAGTATGCTCAGCTGTTTGAAG ATATGCAGTTTCCCATTGATGTAAAAACTGTAAGGAGAGATCATGAATTTTTAGATGGAGATGCGATTGAGTCACTGTTCAG AAGGTTGAACACACTGAACAAGTATGCATCAATGAAAGTGGAAATAAGCCGTGATAGGAAACGG AGTGATGACTCTGAAGATGATGAACCCTGTGCAATAAGTGACAGATGGGCTTATGAGAGGTGCAGTCAGCGGTGGTCTCGCATTGAGAGCCTGGCAGATTTTCCAGCAGAGGAAGGGGCTGGTGCCTCCACCCCAGGCAGCCCAATACTGAAGATCATCAACAACGAGGACAGTGTCTTTCTGGATCATGGTGATAAGCACGATGTGTCCTCAATtcacagcaccagcagtgctgaCAGTGACGTTGTTAACTCCCAAAAACCTTTTGAAGATGTGGAAAACAGCACAAGTTCCTCAAGATGTTCCTCAGTTAAGGTACCTTCACTGGACTCTGCTTTTAgttgttctcctcccctcagtgaatttttaaatatcacCAGTGAGGAGAAGCTTTTGGATAAGTCACCATCTAAAAAGAGGAAGAGCCTTctaaagaaaatggagaagcTGCACTTAAGGAGCTGCAACTTAAGGAGTGGTCAGTCAAAGGCCAAACCCATAATAAGTGAACCTGTTCTTCTGGAAGGACTTAatgaagaaaagatgaagatGCTGAACTGTGTAAATATTTCTGACCTTTCTGGCATCCAAACAAAGAgcaattcttccttttctccccagagctgcaaTAGCAGCAATCAGTCTGCAAAtagcagcacagggagcactCCAAGTCCTGTTATAAAACCAGGCAGCCCCTGTGAAGGAAGGGGGACGTATGCAGAGCACATGGACTCCAGCAAGCTCTTGCTGGGGAATGATCTATCTCAGCAAAACCTAAAAAGTGACATAATGTTACAAAAGAACCAGATGTTTCAAATTCCACAAGGCCATAAACCTGGCACTTTCCCCACAGTACTTACAGATAGCTCCCTGTCTCCAGCAGACAACTCTTCTGTTAACTGGAGAACTGGGAGTTTCCATGGGTGCAGGAGGAGCCGGAGCAGGAGCGGTTCCAAGgaccccagagcccccaggaGTCCCCTGTCGGGCGGGGATAACAGGCGGAGCGTGTATGACAACATGCCCAACATTGACCTGGAGACTTTGGAGGCAGCACAAGTTGGTGACGACGATGTGTTCTCAGAACTGAACAGTGTCATAGCAGATGTCAATGGTCTCAAAAAGCTGGTTGATCAGTGGACAGAGAAGTTCTCAGATGATAGGGATTCTGACTTTGCCAGTGACTTGACCTCTTTGTATCCACCTTCCCCTAAAGAAAGCTCTCTTGAAACAGAGGGCTCAGAAGACAAGACAGCAGGGGAGGCTGAGggagagagcagctgtggcctGGGCAAGGAGATTGGTTCTGCAGACCTGACTTACATCACAGACTCTAAAAAGACCAACAG GCATGGGAAGCAACACTGGTCTGTGGAAGAGAGCATGAACCTGGAAAGCCTTTCCCTCCAGACTGATGGCCAGTCAGCTGCCCAGCTGGCCCGCACACAAAAGCTGGCACTGTTGAAGCTCACAGCTTTAATGGACAGATATTCCCCTTCCAGTAAGCAGGGCTGGAACTG GACCATACCaaagttcattaaaaaaccaaaagcctcAGACTACAAGGACAAAAACGTGTTTGGGGTTCCTTTACTTCTGAATGTGCAGCGAACAAGCCACCCCCTGCCCAATGGCATCCTGCAAGCCCTGGAGTATCTGAGAAGCCACTTTCTTGACCAG GTTGGCCTGTTCCGAAAATCTGGTGTTAAATCCAGGATTCTGTCTTTAAGAGAAATGAATgaaaccaacccaaacaatgTCTGTTACGAAGGGCAGTCAGCATTTGACGTGGCAGATATGGTGAAGCAGTATTTCCGAGACCTCCCTGAGCCTATATTTACTAGCAGGCTCTGTGAATCCTTCCTCCACATCTACCAAT ACGTGCCAAAGGATGAGCAGTTTCAGGCTGTCCAGGCTGCTATTCTCCTTCTCCCAAAGGAAAACCGAGAAGCTTTGAAAATCCTCCTGTTCTTCTTGCGAGATGTGGTGGCTTTTGTTGAGGAAAACCAGATGACCCCAACCAACATTGCTGTCTGTCTTGCACCTTCTTTGTTTCACCTCAACACCCTGAGGCGGGACAGCTCCTCCTCAACCAG ATCCAGTCAGAGGAAGTGCAGCTTGGGGAAGCCAGACCAGAGGGAGCTGAGTGAGAACCTGGCAGCAACACAGGGCTTGGCCCACATGATAATGGAGTGCAACAGGCTCTTCCAG